CCCCTTGCATTGAATCAGTAAACAAAATGAAAAGAGGATTTCAACAAAGCTGTTACTTCCCCTTCTTCGGCACAGCCTTCTTCCGGGCCGGCGTCTTCTTCACAGCCGCGCCCTTCCCTTTTACTGCAACACCCGCCGCTTTCCCGACACCCTTGAGTTCGCACGGGATGCACTTCTCGAGCTTATCGTCAATGATACGGTACGCATTTGCGAGGACCGAAGAGTTTGAGATCATCCCGGCGAGCAGGATCACCTCAAGCACTTCCTCGCGGGTCGCCCCCATTCTCATCGCAGCCGTCATATGGTAGCCAGTACAGTGGGGGCACTTGAGGGCTGCCCCCACCGCCATGCTGATCAGTTCCACGTACTTCGGATCGAGGGGGCTCGTCTGGGCTACTGTCCCCTTGTAGAGCAGGTGGGAGATAAGTACTTCGGGGCGTTCGCCCATCCTCTTGAAGACCAGCGGCACTTTCCCGTATTCCACTTCGATAGCTTTCAGCCACTCATCCGCGGTGACGTCTGCGCCCTGCGCTACTATCTGTGCGAGTTTCTCCTCGAACTGATCTCTCGTAGATTTTCCTGATACCGTCTTTGCCATCATACCACCGTGTTCGTTTCTGAGAACGGGAGGATCCGCACAAGGATATAGTCCCGCATCCGCGAGGGCAGGATCTCGGATACGTCGCCGAGCAGGATCCCGTCCTCGATCTCGATCTTTCGCAGCTCAGCGGCAAACGTGTCGTAGGGTAGTTTCACCCGGAGTCCCGCCATCTGCACGGTCAGCGGTGTGGGCGAAGTCACATCAAGGATCGCGGGGACTTTCTCCCGGATCAGTCCCATGAGCCGGGCCGGGGAGACCGAGAGCGGGTCCTTTGCAATCTCCTCGCGCTTCTTCTCAAGCACCCGTGTTATCTCCGCCACGACTTCGTCCAGCTTGTCCAGCTGGTCGGCCTCTTTTGTCCTGCGCATGAACCGGCCTACGTTCCCCACGTACCCGTCAACCGGCGGGTCGACGATCTTTTTGAGGATCTCGATATCCGGGCCGCCGCAGAGCACGATCGGCACTTCGATTCCCCTCCGTAGCGTGGGCATCTTGTACTCGATACAGGTCTCGAAGTTGCCGAGCAGGTAGACCGCGATATCGTGCTCGTTGATCACATCCCGCTCCTCGTCGTTGAGGCCCGCTATCCGTTTCCCGGGCCCGCGGGCAAGGCTGACCATGTTGCTCTTTGCCCCGAGGCGCCGCACGTACTCCGCGATATCGCAGGACGGGTGAGGCAGGTGGTGGATCTCCAGGCTCATGCTGACGATTGCAATCTCTGTTCCTACAAGAGGGGAATCCGTCACCTCTCCGAAGAGTGGCCTTGAAATCTCGCGGATCAGCTCGATATCATCCTTCGGGACAAAGCACTGGAGCACCACTTCCTGGGCGATCATGTGCTTCTGGACAATGTATCCACCGAGGTCCTCGATCAGGTCCACGACGATATCGTGCTGGTAGATGCCTCCCTTGTAGGTGACTGGTACCAGCGTCACGGCGTCACCCCCATCAGTGCAAATTTCGCCCGGACAAGGGCATCGATATCCTCATCAAGGGTGTTCTCGCTTGCCACAAACGAGAACTTCTCCGTACTGAAACGTTCGCTCTTGAGCCGGAACCCTTCGGGTGCAATGCAACGGAGGGCGTAGATCAGGTCCTTGAAAAGGGATTCACTCGGGTCGGCGACTACGATCTCCTCGATCTCCTGTGCACTCACGGGAATGTTGTAGAGAATCACGGTGAACCGGTCCGGCTGCTCAACTTTATCCTTGCCAAAGCGTTCCCAGAAGATCTTCAGCATCGGGGCAAGGTACGTCTCATCGGAGATGACGAGCGTTATCTTGCCTTCCTGGGGGTTCACGTTCGCGAGATCCCTCACCCGGACAATGGTCGTGATCTTCTTGAGGGTGCCTACCGCGACAAAGACCGGCACTTTGGGATCGATAAAGATGTGGATCCGGCTGATAACCCTGAGGAGGTTATGGTCGAGCAGGACATCGTTTGCTATCTGCTTGTAATACTCGCCGCCCAGCGACTCGGGGCATTCCACCTCAAAGTACTCGATGGCGTACATCTAATCGTCCTTTATGAATCCGGATGCAAGGAGTGCAGATCCCACGGCACCGATATACTGTGAGTATGGCGGCACGACCACGTTGGTCTGGAGGAGTTCGCCCATAGCATGGACGAGCCCTTCGATGAGCGACGTGCCCCCGACCATAATGACCGGCTCCTTGATATCCACTTCCTGGAGCTGTTGTTCGTACACCTGTTCGGCAACGCTGTGACAGGCTGCGGCAGCTACATCTTCCCGGGTACTGCCGGCGGCAAGGGCATTGACAAGGCTCTGCGTGCCAAAGACGATGCAGTAACTGTTCATCGGCACCCGGCCGCCAAAGCCTTTCATGGAGAGCGGGCCCAGTTCCGTGATCTCCACGCCGAGCCGCTTTGCGGTCATCTCCAGGAACCGGCCGCTTGCACCGGCGCAGATACCCCCCATCGTGAAGACCCCGGGGATCCCGTCCATCACGGAGATTGCCTTGTTGTCCATGCCGCCTATATCGATAACCGTTGCCGGCCCGTGCTGCCGATCTGCGAGATAGACCGCCCCTTTTGAGTTGACGGTGAGCTCTTCCTGGATGAGGTCAGCATTGATCTCTTTTCCCACAAGGAACCGGCCATATCCCGTTGTCCCGACTGCTTGTATCTCGTTGCGGCTGACCCCCGCTTCAGCCAGGGCGTGGGCGATAACCTCATGTGCACTTTTCAGGACTTCGGTTGTGGGCTGCCAGCCCGTACCGATGATCTTGTTATCCCTCATTACGACCGCTTTTGTTGTGGCAGATCCCGAGTCGAGACCCAGGGTGAGGCCTTTCTGGGTCTCGCGGGCGAGCAGGGCACGGCGCCGGGCAATGGTGGTAAGGGCTTCCATCCTTGTGAGGAGCGTTCCTGCGGTAGTCCGCTCAGTGAACGAGTAACTGACTACCGGCAACCGCGAATGCTCGTTGATGTAGCGCCGGAGTTCGTTTCGTACAATCGCCGCTTCGGCACACCGGAAGCAGGTGGCGATGAATACCGCGTCTGCCTCCACGCGTCCTTCCACGAGCGCCATGGCCCGGGCAATGGCGAGTTTCAGATCAGGGCTCTTTACATCCAGCCCGAATTTATCAAAATCCCGTCGGATATCTTTCAGGGCGACATCCGGGTAGAAGATCTCCCCGCCTACTTCCCGGGCAGCAGAATCGATTTCGTGCTGGATACCGGAATATTCCGGCCCGCAGGAGAGCTGTGCAATCCGCACAGGCTGGGTCATTTCGTCCCCCCCAGTTCGGTTAAGAACCGTTTGATGGCTGCCACGAACTTCACTCCTTCCTCCTCGTTCTTCGGGTAGTTCAGTTCGAGACGTGGGATGGGCTTCTGGTGAACGAGGAACTTGAGGAGCTCGTTTGTCCGGGCACACCCCATGCACCCGAACGCGAGATCGGCATCGTTGATAATGATCGCCGCCTCGCACGCCTCGATCATCGGACCGTAAAGGGACATGCGGCCCCGGACCCCGGCGGGAACCTCGACGGCAGCCCACTTCAGCCCTTTCTTGGGTTCTTCAGGTGTGATCTGGAGCGGCGGTGATTCGAGTCCTGCAGTCTGGACACGTTCACGGATCGCAGTGGCGGATGAAAGCGGGGTATGCCCGAATCGTGCCACCATGTCGGAGAGGATCAGGCTTGTTGCAGGGTAAATGAATACTTTTGCCATTTCAGGACTCCTGTGCTTCCACGAGTTTTTTAAGTAGGGTTATATCGAGGGACACATGTTCGAGCGGATTTGTGGGAGAGGGGATGGTCGCCGCATCATGCTTATTGATCTCTTCGAGGCCATGCGAGACAAGCGGAAGTATGGTCATTTCAAATTCCATGCCATTGTACCCGGGCCGTGCACCTCCGAGATTTGCCCGGCACCGCCTTGCATCGCCGGGCGGGAATCCCCGGTCCTTGACAAAGATGTGGTCCGGATCGATTGCGCGGAGACCGGCAACGATGCGGTCGACCTCCGCTTCTTTTCCGCTGACAACAAGACCAAAACAGGTCTCCTTGATCATGACGCCCTGCGATATCTCGTACCCCCGGATTGCCAGATCTGCCGGCGTGATCCCGAACGATTCCACCACCACGTACTTTGTAACGGAACCCACGTGGGATGGTGTATAGTCCGTCACTTCTTCACCTCCCTGATATACACGGTCTCCCGCTCCTTGACTTTTTTGACTTTCTCTGTATCGATGACGCGCCCGATGATATTGGTCCCCTCAAACGGCTCTGATGTGGGACCGAACTTCCGGTTCCCCGAAAGCCGTACACCCACGAGACCGGCACCCTTGCGGGAATCGTTCGTTATGGCAAGCGTGGCTCCCGGCACCTCGTCCGTTGGCTGGTTTTCCGGGATGATCTTGGTGCCCGGTGCTATAGCCGGCTTAAAAAGGACGGAATCGTCGAACTTGAAAAAGACCGGCATCATGCCGGCGTCGTGCTCCATGAGCCCGGTAAACTTCCGGAACACCTCACAGCTGAGCGGCGCACGGGCATCGTCGAGCTCGATATCGATCACTTTCTCGGAGGGGGCCGTCGTCACGGTTACCTGTCGCTCGTTCAGGATATCCAGCGTTGTCCCCGGCTCCTGGGACACCACGATCCGTTCGCCGTCGGTCTTGTCGGCTTTGAGTGAAATGCCCCGGGCAACAGCAATCTCCTGTGCCTTTGCCAGCGGGAGCCCGAGCAGGTCGATTCGTTCCGGCAGGATACGCACGGACAGGACATCGTGCTCCTTTGCCAGCCTGACCAGTTCTATTCCGTGGATTACCTGGCCGGTGACACTGTGGACAAGGCTGCTTGGGACATCTGCCCGGTAGATGTAGATCCCGCCTGCGGACTTCCCCGTGGTTCGGACCGTAACCGTTCCTTCCCGGCGGGGCCGGCGGAACTCTTTTGGCACGTCCTCGGCGCCGGCACGGTACGGGTCCATGATATGGGTGCTCGTTGCCCGGCCAGCGGTAAACTTTCCACGCTGGAGTACGAGCAGCATGTGCTCCACGCTGCCTGCAGCCTCCGTGGTGATGCGTTCCGGTGAATACCCCTGCGCCACGATCTCCACGTTGGTCACGATCTGGGTTCCGTCCTCGGGAACGAGGCTCGTGTCCATGGTGGTGAACGAGCGGCTGGTGTCCGCCCAGCTGACAACCGGTTCGATCTTCGTGATGCGGTCACCGGTTGTCCAGCGGTCGAGGACCGCCCTCCCACTCACGACTTTACCGATGACACCCCCGCTCTCGTCCGCCCCATGATCCGCCGAGTGACGGCTTTTCGAGAAGATAAGGTAGGAACGCGAGGACTCGTATCCCCCGCAGCCGAGGATAACATCGCCCCGCTCGTACAGGTGCGGTTTGCGCAGCGGGCGGATAGCGGATGGAAACGGGCCGAATGCGGCGGCATACCGGTCGCCCCAGTGAAGTGCCAGCTTTTCCGCAGTCCCGGGGGATTCAATGAGATCCGCATCCCTGCCGTTGATCTCGATGGTAACCTCGCCGGCTGTAGTACTGAGTGCAAGACTCCCGGTTTCTGTCTTCTCCTGGGTTGCCGGTCGGATGATCCCTATTGCACAGCCTTCCGGGTGCCGGGGAAGAAGGGACGCAAGCGTAACTCCCCCGGTAATCTCCATCCTCTCTCCGTCGAGGTGGATCGTGACCATTCTGACCTCAAGCCTGGGGCGGCTGGCTCATGACCTTCTTCTCTTCCTCGGTCAGGATGGCAAGCACATCCGCAGTCTTCCCGATCTGGACGATCTTGCCAGCCCGCATCAGGGCGAGCCGGTCGCAGATGTCCCGCACGAACTCCATATCGTGGGAGACCACAATGAACGTCTCATCCATCTCTTCACGGGAATGCATGATCGAGTGCTTGACATCGATCTTCGTGATTGGGTCCATCGTGCCCGTAGGCTCGTCGAGGATGACGATCCGCGGTTCACGGATGAGTACCTGCGCAAGGGCGACCCGGTGCCGCTCCCCTTCCGAGAGCTGTGCGGGCATCCGGTCCAGGATCTCCTTGCTCTTCTCTTCAGAGAATCCTGCCATCCTGAGCGTGATGAGCGCCTTTCTCATGGCAAGTTCCTTGGGGAACTCGAGCCCGATGGCATCCGTCAGGTTGTCGAGCACGGTCCTGTGGGGGAAGAGATCATATTCCTGGTGCAGGAGTCCGATGTAACCGGTGGCCCGGCCCCGCTGCTCGATCCCGGGTTTCGTCATATCGATCCACTCGTCGCCGATGCGGACATTGATCTCACCGCTCGTGGGCTCGACAAGACCTGCAAGGATTCCCGAGAGTGTTGTTTTTCCCGCCCCGCTTTTCCCGATAATGCCGAAGATCTCCTTGGTGAAGACCTCGAACGAGACACCGTTGACCGCTTTCACGACTCCGCGGTCCATGGATATGTAACGCTTGACAAGGTCACGGGCAGCAACCACCTTGTCGCCAAGCTCGGCTTCCTCGAACGTTTCAGTATCATCATATCCTTTCATGAATTCGGCGATAACGTCTTTTGGTGTACCGATTTTTGCAATACTGCCGTTGACCAGCAGGATCGCCCGGTGTGCCACATCCTCAATCACCTGGGAGAAGTGAGACGTGACGACCATGCCCATATTATTGGTTTTTGCCGCTTCCGTGAGCATCGCATGGACGACTTTTGCCGTTCCCGGGTCGAGCGTGCCCGTGGGCTCATCGGCAAACAGCATGAAAGGATCCTTTGCCAGCTGGCGGGCCAGGACTACCCGTTGTTTCTCTCCTCCCGAAAGGTCGCGGGCGATATGCATCATCCGGTGCGAAAGACGCACCTGGTCGATGAGATCGGCAGCCCGGCCAATGGCTTTCTCCGCCGGGTAATTGATATCGTCAAGGGCATGAAGGACATTCTCGATGACGCGGTCATCGCCATAGAGAGCAAAGGTCCGCTGGAACATGATAGCCGTCCTTCGCATGACATTCCGCTTGAGTTCCTCGTTCTTCTCGTTCCAGAGATCCACGTCGAGAGGTGCAAGCGTGGCACCGCAATGAGGGCACACCTTACCCGCGGAACTGGCAACGTCCATGTAATCGCACCCGGGACGACAGGCCGCGACATGGTAGATGACCCGGCCGCTTGTAGGGGGCTGCTCGACCCCGCGGATCAGGTGCATCAGGACCGTCTTACCCGCCCCGCTCCTGCCAATAATCCCAAGGATCTCCCCTTCGGCAATTTCAAAAGAGATATCTTTGAGTACCCTCTCGCCATCAAAATCCATGCAGAGGTTGTCGACCGTGATCAATGGAGCCTTCATAGTACTCTTATACCTAATGTGACAGAAGTCGCATATTACCTTTTATATGATACACCCCAGCCGTCACGATCGCAAATTCCGCTGAGACTGGAGCAGATTCTCTACCAGGGTTACGACTTCCCCGACACTCTTCACGACGTAGTCAGCCTCCTTGTAGAGTTCTGCCGGGCGAATGCCGGGCTGCTGAAGGGTAAGAACGGCGATATCAGCACTCCTCATAGCACCCAGGTCATTGATTCCGTCCCCGACCATGATGACCTTGTCATACTCCTCACGGAGATCGTTGACGATCTGCGCTTTCACGGTCGGTGTTGCCACACCGTTAACGCGGTCGCGGGGGATGCCGAGATGATCTGCCATCTTTTCGAGCTTGGTGACCCGGTCCCCGGATGCGATGAATGCAGGCACTCCCAAGCGGTGGAGGGCCGTGATTGCCTCCTTTGCGCCATCGAACGGCCAGCCTCCGGCCGAGATCGTGAACTCAATACCTTTTTGCGCCATGTTGATGATAGCCCCGGAATTGAGGGTCACAACGGATTCCTGTCTGCAGACCGTCCAGACGTTCCGGATACATTCCTGGAGATCCTCCACGTTCACCCTTTTGTCAGCATAGAGCACGTCGCCAATCTCTTCAGCTGTTGTGATCTTCCGGGTGCAGCTGACCCCGAAACCGATATCGTGCTCTACGAGATAATCCGAGAGGAGACAACCGCCCGGGGCTGCCATGAGATCCTTGGAATGGATGGGCAGCACGATGAGAACCCGGTCCTGAGAACTGAATGTCAGGGTCGTGGTCTCCACGCCCGGCAGAAGTTTTTTGTTGCAGATATCCTTTGCAACCCGGTAGGTGTTCAGGAGCGTTCCGGCACTGTCAAAGACCACGGCAACCGACATGACATCACCCGGTAAGAAACTCTTTTGTACTTCGCTCGAGCATTCAATGATTGAAGCTGATGATCGTAACTGATACTGCAGAGAAGATAAAGAGCATGGAGATCCGGGGTGCAGGCAGGATTGCCCGTGCAGCCGCTGAAGCCCTCAAAGACCATGCCCTCTCCATACAGTCCCCGGACATCGTAGCGTTCCGGCAGGAGATGGACCGGGCTGCTGCCATTCTTGTTGCCACCCGGCCGACAGCGGTCTCGCTCCCGAACGCTGTCCACATGGTCATGAACGGGATCGGGCAGGGAAAAAATGTTGAGGAGGCTCGCACCGGCGTTGTAGAGCGCGCTGAACACTTTATCCAGTCTTCTCAGCACGCGGCCCGTAAGATCGCAGAATTCGGTGCCCGGCATATCCGTGACGGGGATAAGATCCTCACGCACTGCAATTCGGAAGTGGCGCTTGGCTGCATCATCGAGGCGCACCGGAGCGGCAAGGATATCGAGGTTTTTGCCACTGAAGTGCGCCCGAGAAACCAGGGGCACATCACCATCCGGACCCTGAACGATGCCGGTATCAAAACCAATTTTATCGTAGATTCCGCAGTCCGGTCTTTTATCAACAAGATCGATCTCGTGGTTGTCGGAGCCGACGCGGTCACCGTGAACGGTGCCGTGGTAAACAAGATCGGAACTTCTCAGGTGGCCCATACGGCAGTCGAGGCGCGGGTGAACGTGCTCGTGGCTGCCGAGACGTACAAATTCGCTCCCCGGACCGTCATCGGGGAGTTGATCCAGATCGAAGAACGGCCGGGAAACGAGGTCCTGCCGGATGCGATCGCAAAGACCCTCCCCCACGTTACAGTACGTAACCCGGCATTCGACATCACCCCCGCCGAATATATCGATCTCATTGTCACCGAACAGGGGGCCATTCCCCCGCAGATGGCATATGTTATCATCCGGGAATACCTTGGGTGGGGAATTGAGGAGTTCCACAAGGATCTCGTGCTGAACAACGGGCACGAGGAATAACGGAAGACTTCCGTCCCTGTCCTTTTAACCGGCATGACAGACAAGTGCGGGCGGGAAGTCGAAGCTTTTATTGACTAACGAGAGCGATGTGGAGTACACAAAGGACCATTTCCGGGGAACCCCGGCAGTTGTGTTCCTGAAAAAAAGGGGTAGAATATGGAGATACCATTTACCAAGCTGCACGGGAATGGGAACGATTTCATCGTTATTGACGAATATTCCCGCACCGTCATACCGGATGGGATGGAAGGACAGTTCGCTGCGATCTACTGCGACAGGCGGTTCGGCATCGGTGCCGACGGGGTCATTTACCTCTCGAAAACCGTAAAAGGCAACCTGAGGATGCGAATTTTCCAGCCGGACGAGAGCGAGGCGGAGATGTGCGGTAACGGCATCCGGTGCCTGGCAAAGTTCGCCTTCGATGCAGGATATGCAAAGGAGAGTTGTACCGTCGAGACTCTTGCCGGGGAGATTGGGGTAGTGATGGGATACCGGGAAGAGGATTTTTTTGCCACGATCAATATGACCGCCCCGCTCTTTGAGAGAAAGGATATCCCTGCAACCGGATCAGGCGAATACAAGGAACGGATTGGGGATCATGTGGTCTACGCAGTCAATACCGGTGTCCCCCACGCGGTCATCCTGGTGGATTCGGTCGATGCGATTGATCTCGAGACGGTCGCTCCCGGGATCCGCAACCATGCGAGCTTTTTAAAAGGCGCTAATGTGAACTTCGTCGAGAAGACCGGGGACGACAGCATACGGATCCGCACTTTTGAGCGAGGTGTCGAAGGAGAGACCCTGTCATGTGGCACCGGGGCGACGGCATCCGCCGCGGTTGTCCATAAGCTTGGGATTCTGGGGCCGGTAATCAACGTCGAGACATCGGGAGGTTCCCTTACGATCCGCATGAACGGGAGTACCACGATGGAAGGCCCGGCCCGGACAGTCTTTTCCGGTGTTATCCCATTTTGAGGGATCCTTTTTTTAACTTCTTAAAACAGGGAAGATTGCATCAGGCAATCAGGTAAGCCCCTCAGGGTTCTGCCGCTCCAGTATAAGACCGATCGTTGCTGCCAGTGTCACGAGGATCTCGATCTCAACATCAGCCCAGTCATGTTCCTCATGCAGGTCGCTGCACCCGATCAGGCCCCAGTAGACTCCATTTACATGGATAGGCACAACAATAATGGACTGGACCCCCGTTTTTTCCATTTCCTCTTGTTCCGGGGGAGAGAATCTGGCTCGCGGCCCTGCGATCCATGTCCCGGAGGCAAGCCGCTTTGACCATTGCCCGGGAAAGGCCGTCCTGCACTCCATTCCCGCGCCGGGATCCTGTGCCGGGTCTCTCGTCCACCGGAATTTCCGTTCTGTAACACGGGTACCATTCACCGGGTCCTGTATGTCCCGGTAAATGTACGCAACATCTGCTCCCAGGGCCTCGCCCATGATGGCCAGGACGCGTGGGTACGGATCCCGGATCCTGCCCGTGAGCAGGAATCCTGACGCAGCCCCGAATGCGCGGAGGACCTGATCGCGGTGTTGTGCCTTCTCCTCCGATTGTATGCGATCCGTGATGTTCCGGGATATGCTCAGTAATTCCCGGATCTCACCGGTCTGTTCATCACGGATCACGTTGTTCATGGATTCAAACCAGAGGTACCGTCCATCCTTGTGCCGGAAGCGGAACGTAGATGCGGGGAGGTCACTTTTATTCGTTACGATATCCTGAAGATCTTTCTGTATCCTTGCAATGTCATCAGGATGGACGAGTGCCAGCAGGGAGATACCGAGAGATTCCTCCACGGAATACCCCAGTATCGCGGTTACCGAGGGTGAGACGTACGTGCAGACACAGGTTGGGGTCTGGCGGGTAATGATATCGAGGGAATTGTTGACAATGAAGCGGTACTGCTGCTCCTGTAAAAGGAATTCGTTTTCCGCCCGTTTGCGCTCGGTGATGTCTAATAAGGAAGTGACGGATTGTGTGGTTCCCGGGATCATATCAACGGTGAGGAAAATAATACGGATATTCCCGCTCTTTGTGATAAACCGGAACTCATAGTGTTCCAGTGCATCCTGTCTGCTCTGCCTTCTCAGGTTATGCTGGGCGATCATGGTTTCGAGATCTTCTTTTTCTACAAACTCGATCCAGCTCTTTTTTCCCTCAATCTCCTCTTTTTTGTATCCGGAAAGACGCTCGAATTCAGCATTGACAAGGCGGATTATGGTATTTTCTTCAACAAGGGCGGTTGCCGTACCCGTGTTCTCAAAAACCGTACGATACCTCTCTTCGCTCTCACTCAGTGCTTCAACCACCCGCTTGCGCTCGGTGATGTCATCGTAGGTGCCAAGAACACCAATGATATTCCCGGCTTTGTTGGAAAGGGGTACCTTGCTCGTCAGAAGCCATGCCTGGCTGCCATCCGGCCTGATCTGAATCTCTTCAAAATTGAGTTTGGGTCTTCCTGTTTCTATCACTGCCCGGTCATCTGCCCGGTAATGATCTGCTGTTGCTGCTGACGCATGATCATAGTCGGTTTTTCCGATAAGCTGAATTGGTTCCTTATAACCTGCGTCAAGGGCAAGAGATCGGTTACACCCAAGAAAAACCGAGTTCCTGTCTTTCCAGAATACCCTCACAGGTATCGTATCGAGCACGAGCTGGAGCATCTGGCGGGAATCGAAAAGCTCTTCTTCGGCCCGCTTGCGCTCGGTGATGTCACGGGAGATCCCGAGCACTGACTGGACACAACCGTCTTTATCCGTGAGGGGGACAAGGTAGTGATCGAACCAGTGGAGTGTGTTGTCCTTGTAGAGCGGGCCTTCGCTCCTGAGCATCATACCCGTATTAAAAATCCGTTCAAGCTCATCCTGCTGGTGCCTTGTGATATCCTCCGGGAAAACACTGCTGCGGGGTTTGCCGATGAGTTCATCAGCCCTTTTACCAACAAATGCCGCTGCAAAGCTGTTGACAAATTCAATCCGGTCGTTCCGGTCAATCATGAATATCAGGTCGCGCGAGGCCTCTGCGAGGACCCGGTACCGGATCTCACTCCTCCGAAGCTGCTCCTCGTCATGCTTCCTGCTTGTAATATCCTCAAGAAGCATCGAGACCCCCTTCTGGCCCCCGGCAGTGACTATCGGGACAACCCGGCACTGGAAGATACGGCCCAGATGGGGGATTTCAAGTTCCCCCCGGTATTGATCTCCCAGAATCCCTTCCCTGAGGTGGGAGAGAACTCGCGGGAAGGCCTTGTCCAGCACGTGGGGTATCACGGTATATTCAATATTTTTTCCAAGGAGCTCCCCGCCTAGGACTCCAAGCAGGTGTTCGAACGGGGCATTGAGGTAAATGATGCGCAGGCTGCTGTCGAGCTGCATTACACATTCTGATGAGATAGAGAGGACCGATGAGACCGGGAGTCGTTCTGACACGGAGTAGATTTTTGCCATACCGAACTGGCGCATCTCGACCTGCCCGGAGACGAGCATGCTGTCCAGGTAGCGCCCGGCAGTATTCCGGTTTATTTTTGTGGACCTG
Above is a window of uncultured Methanoregula sp. DNA encoding:
- a CDS encoding carboxymuconolactone decarboxylase family protein — encoded protein: MMAKTVSGKSTRDQFEEKLAQIVAQGADVTADEWLKAIEVEYGKVPLVFKRMGERPEVLISHLLYKGTVAQTSPLDPKYVELISMAVGAALKCPHCTGYHMTAAMRMGATREEVLEVILLAGMISNSSVLANAYRIIDDKLEKCIPCELKGVGKAAGVAVKGKGAAVKKTPARKKAVPKKGK
- a CDS encoding methanogenesis marker 7 protein encodes the protein MTLVPVTYKGGIYQHDIVVDLIEDLGGYIVQKHMIAQEVVLQCFVPKDDIELIREISRPLFGEVTDSPLVGTEIAIVSMSLEIHHLPHPSCDIAEYVRRLGAKSNMVSLARGPGKRIAGLNDEERDVINEHDIAVYLLGNFETCIEYKMPTLRRGIEVPIVLCGGPDIEILKKIVDPPVDGYVGNVGRFMRRTKEADQLDKLDEVVAEITRVLEKKREEIAKDPLSVSPARLMGLIREKVPAILDVTSPTPLTVQMAGLRVKLPYDTFAAELRKIEIEDGILLGDVSEILPSRMRDYILVRILPFSETNTVV
- a CDS encoding methanogenesis marker 17 protein, giving the protein MYAIEYFEVECPESLGGEYYKQIANDVLLDHNLLRVISRIHIFIDPKVPVFVAVGTLKKITTIVRVRDLANVNPQEGKITLVISDETYLAPMLKIFWERFGKDKVEQPDRFTVILYNIPVSAQEIEEIVVADPSESLFKDLIYALRCIAPEGFRLKSERFSTEKFSFVASENTLDEDIDALVRAKFALMGVTP
- a CDS encoding methanogenesis marker 15 protein; its protein translation is MTQPVRIAQLSCGPEYSGIQHEIDSAAREVGGEIFYPDVALKDIRRDFDKFGLDVKSPDLKLAIARAMALVEGRVEADAVFIATCFRCAEAAIVRNELRRYINEHSRLPVVSYSFTERTTAGTLLTRMEALTTIARRRALLARETQKGLTLGLDSGSATTKAVVMRDNKIIGTGWQPTTEVLKSAHEVIAHALAEAGVSRNEIQAVGTTGYGRFLVGKEINADLIQEELTVNSKGAVYLADRQHGPATVIDIGGMDNKAISVMDGIPGVFTMGGICAGASGRFLEMTAKRLGVEITELGPLSMKGFGGRVPMNSYCIVFGTQSLVNALAAGSTREDVAAAACHSVAEQVYEQQLQEVDIKEPVIMVGGTSLIEGLVHAMGELLQTNVVVPPYSQYIGAVGSALLASGFIKDD
- a CDS encoding methanogenesis marker 5 protein; this encodes MAKVFIYPATSLILSDMVARFGHTPLSSATAIRERVQTAGLESPPLQITPEEPKKGLKWAAVEVPAGVRGRMSLYGPMIEACEAAIIINDADLAFGCMGCARTNELLKFLVHQKPIPRLELNYPKNEEEGVKFVAAIKRFLTELGGTK
- a CDS encoding methanogenesis marker 6 protein; the protein is MTDYTPSHVGSVTKYVVVESFGITPADLAIRGYEISQGVMIKETCFGLVVSGKEAEVDRIVAGLRAIDPDHIFVKDRGFPPGDARRCRANLGGARPGYNGMEFEMTILPLVSHGLEEINKHDAATIPSPTNPLEHVSLDITLLKKLVEAQES
- a CDS encoding methanogenesis marker 3 protein, yielding MVTIHLDGERMEITGGVTLASLLPRHPEGCAIGIIRPATQEKTETGSLALSTTAGEVTIEINGRDADLIESPGTAEKLALHWGDRYAAAFGPFPSAIRPLRKPHLYERGDVILGCGGYESSRSYLIFSKSRHSADHGADESGGVIGKVVSGRAVLDRWTTGDRITKIEPVVSWADTSRSFTTMDTSLVPEDGTQIVTNVEIVAQGYSPERITTEAAGSVEHMLLVLQRGKFTAGRATSTHIMDPYRAGAEDVPKEFRRPRREGTVTVRTTGKSAGGIYIYRADVPSSLVHSVTGQVIHGIELVRLAKEHDVLSVRILPERIDLLGLPLAKAQEIAVARGISLKADKTDGERIVVSQEPGTTLDILNERQVTVTTAPSEKVIDIELDDARAPLSCEVFRKFTGLMEHDAGMMPVFFKFDDSVLFKPAIAPGTKIIPENQPTDEVPGATLAITNDSRKGAGLVGVRLSGNRKFGPTSEPFEGTNIIGRVIDTEKVKKVKERETVYIREVKK
- the atwA gene encoding methyl coenzyme M reductase system, component A2, which encodes MKAPLITVDNLCMDFDGERVLKDISFEIAEGEILGIIGRSGAGKTVLMHLIRGVEQPPTSGRVIYHVAACRPGCDYMDVASSAGKVCPHCGATLAPLDVDLWNEKNEELKRNVMRRTAIMFQRTFALYGDDRVIENVLHALDDINYPAEKAIGRAADLIDQVRLSHRMMHIARDLSGGEKQRVVLARQLAKDPFMLFADEPTGTLDPGTAKVVHAMLTEAAKTNNMGMVVTSHFSQVIEDVAHRAILLVNGSIAKIGTPKDVIAEFMKGYDDTETFEEAELGDKVVAARDLVKRYISMDRGVVKAVNGVSFEVFTKEIFGIIGKSGAGKTTLSGILAGLVEPTSGEINVRIGDEWIDMTKPGIEQRGRATGYIGLLHQEYDLFPHRTVLDNLTDAIGLEFPKELAMRKALITLRMAGFSEEKSKEILDRMPAQLSEGERHRVALAQVLIREPRIVILDEPTGTMDPITKIDVKHSIMHSREEMDETFIVVSHDMEFVRDICDRLALMRAGKIVQIGKTADVLAILTEEEKKVMSQPPQA